Proteins from a genomic interval of Streptomyces sp. Tu6071:
- a CDS encoding MBL fold metallo-hydrolase has translation MSRTSRVRAVAPGIDRLGDDVVNFYLVHHQDGLLLVDAGLPAHLRQLRAHLATTGRALSDIRAVLLTHTHPDHTGLAAPLHAAGAEIWTPRADAATLTDGPRSSLRHAKPERSMAPYLLRRPAALATPLHMALRGGFTAAPFPHARAFDGDHTFDALPGRPRALTTPGHTPGSTTYVFPGHDAVLTGDALVTLDGMTGHHGPGTVCRAFTADSATALASLDRLAALPQHLVLPGHGAPSAKGLTTATREARARGIS, from the coding sequence ATGAGCCGCACCTCCCGCGTCCGCGCCGTCGCCCCCGGCATCGACCGCCTCGGCGACGACGTGGTCAACTTCTATCTGGTGCACCATCAGGACGGCCTCCTGCTCGTGGACGCGGGCCTGCCCGCCCACCTGCGGCAACTGCGCGCGCACCTCGCCACCACCGGCCGCGCCCTCTCCGACATCCGCGCCGTCCTGCTCACCCACACCCACCCGGACCACACCGGCCTGGCCGCCCCTCTGCACGCGGCCGGCGCCGAGATCTGGACCCCACGGGCTGACGCGGCCACCCTCACGGACGGGCCGCGCAGCTCCCTGCGCCACGCCAAGCCGGAACGCTCCATGGCGCCCTACCTCCTGCGCCGCCCCGCCGCCCTCGCGACCCCCCTGCACATGGCGCTGCGCGGCGGCTTCACCGCCGCGCCCTTCCCGCACGCGCGCGCCTTCGACGGCGACCACACCTTCGATGCCCTCCCCGGCCGCCCCAGGGCGCTGACCACGCCCGGCCACACCCCGGGCAGCACGACCTATGTCTTCCCGGGGCACGACGCGGTCCTCACCGGCGACGCCCTGGTCACGCTCGACGGCATGACCGGCCACCACGGACCCGGCACCGTCTGCCGCGCCTTCACCGCCGACAGCGCCACCGCCCTCGCCTCCCTGGACCGCCTCGCCGCACTCCCGCAACACCTCGTCCTGCCCGGCCACGGCGCCCCCTCCGCCAAGGGCCTCACCACCGCGACACGCGAGGCGCGGGCACGGGGCATCTCCTGA
- a CDS encoding alpha/beta fold hydrolase, with product MNRPALPDPGAFSAAPPSYVSVDNGRIAYESTGDGPLIVLSHGIGDLRQSYRFLAPLLAAAGYRVVAADLRGHGDSSTGWASISRSDVASDLLALVRHLGGPAVLVGQSLSGGAATIAAARAPELISSVVELNPFTRVPKTDLGAMLRVRRYRRGGLLMGATVAFRSLGMWLRYLNAAYPAKPADWAEYTAALRAKLSEPERMGQFLLTMKTNGADAEAELAHVTVPVLVVMGSADPDFPDPAAEGAAIVAALPPGTGTLEVVEGAGHYLHAERPAETAALITRFLASHARA from the coding sequence ATGAACAGACCTGCCCTGCCCGACCCGGGCGCCTTCAGCGCCGCTCCCCCGTCCTACGTGAGCGTCGACAACGGCCGCATCGCCTACGAGTCGACGGGCGACGGGCCGCTGATCGTGCTCTCGCACGGCATCGGCGACCTGCGTCAGTCGTACCGCTTCCTCGCGCCCCTCCTCGCCGCGGCCGGCTACCGGGTCGTGGCCGCGGACCTGCGCGGGCACGGCGACTCCAGCACCGGCTGGGCGTCGATCTCCCGCTCCGACGTCGCCTCCGACCTGCTGGCACTTGTCCGGCACCTCGGCGGGCCCGCCGTCCTCGTCGGCCAGTCCCTCTCCGGCGGCGCGGCCACCATCGCCGCCGCGCGGGCCCCCGAACTCATCAGCTCGGTCGTGGAACTCAACCCCTTCACCCGCGTGCCCAAGACGGACCTCGGCGCCATGCTGCGCGTACGCCGCTACCGGCGCGGCGGACTGCTCATGGGCGCCACCGTCGCCTTCCGCAGCCTCGGCATGTGGCTCCGGTACCTGAACGCCGCCTATCCGGCCAAGCCGGCGGACTGGGCCGAGTACACCGCCGCGCTGCGTGCCAAGCTCTCCGAGCCCGAGCGCATGGGGCAGTTCCTCCTCACCATGAAGACCAACGGGGCGGACGCCGAGGCGGAACTCGCCCACGTCACCGTCCCGGTGCTCGTCGTCATGGGCTCGGCGGACCCGGACTTCCCCGACCCCGCGGCCGAGGGCGCGGCGATCGTGGCCGCCCTGCCCCCGGGCACCGGCACCCTGGAGGTCGTCGAGGGCGCCGGGCACTACCTCCACGCGGAACGCCCCGCCGAAACCGCCGCCCTCATCACCCGCTTCCTCGCGAGCCACGCCCGTGCCTGA
- a CDS encoding TetR/AcrR family transcriptional regulator, producing the protein MREDSPLPAPETARPEPGAGGGRRERQRLRRRNELYDVALGLFVEKGYEGTTMEDIADRADVARATVFNHFPRKAVFLQEWARRRREAALVAAHRSDAADTSLRAVLLRYFGELGRVSQGTREASVAMLTGSVHATDIWRRSPLAAELADIVRTATPEGDLAPGLDADRLGLLLSGAYFVILVTWVSEEPAPFDITDELMAMVDTVLYGGVPDGDRGADHGAA; encoded by the coding sequence ATGCGCGAAGACTCCCCCCTTCCTGCCCCCGAAACGGCCCGTCCGGAACCCGGTGCCGGCGGAGGGCGCCGCGAGCGCCAGCGCCTGCGCCGCCGCAACGAGCTCTACGACGTCGCCCTCGGGCTGTTCGTCGAGAAGGGCTACGAGGGGACGACCATGGAGGACATCGCCGACCGCGCGGACGTGGCGCGGGCGACGGTCTTCAACCACTTCCCCCGCAAGGCCGTCTTCCTCCAGGAATGGGCGCGGCGACGCCGGGAGGCCGCGCTGGTGGCCGCCCACCGGTCCGACGCGGCGGACACCTCGCTGCGCGCGGTCCTCCTGCGCTACTTCGGCGAGCTGGGACGGGTCTCGCAGGGGACGCGGGAGGCGAGCGTCGCCATGCTCACGGGCTCGGTCCACGCGACGGACATCTGGCGCAGGTCGCCGCTGGCCGCCGAACTGGCCGACATCGTCCGCACGGCCACGCCCGAGGGCGACCTCGCGCCCGGCCTGGACGCCGATCGTCTCGGCCTGCTCCTGTCGGGCGCGTACTTCGTCATCCTCGTCACGTGGGTCAGCGAGGAGCCCGCCCCGTTCGACATCACCGACGAGCTGATGGCGATGGTGGACACCGTGCTCTACGGCGGGGTCCCGGACGGCGACCGGGGTGCGGACCACGGCGCCGCCTAG